The Nitrogeniibacter aestuarii genome has a window encoding:
- the serC gene encoding 3-phosphoserine/phosphohydroxythreonine transaminase gives MSRVLNFSAGPAALPESVLRRAAEEMLDWHGTGVSVMEMSHRSAAFQSIYTQAEADFRELLGVPSNYRILFMQGGAIAENAIIPMNLLGDKRVADYVVTGSWSAKSQKEARKFAEVNIAASSESTGFTTIPATEQWQLSADPAYVFICSNETIVGVEYGFDPDLAKIGRAGLPLVADMSSNILSRPMDVSRYGLIFGGAQKNIGPAGLTFVIVREDLLGKAHQDCPSAFDYKLVAENESMYNTPPTYAIYIAGLVFQWLRAQGGLEAMAERNAAKAALLYDTIDASSFYENRIDRACRSRMNVPFLLRDESLNSVFLEESAAAGLVQLKGHKSVGGMRASIYNAMPITGVQALVDFMLDFEKRKG, from the coding sequence ATGTCTCGCGTGCTCAACTTTTCGGCGGGCCCCGCAGCCCTGCCGGAGTCGGTCCTGAGGCGGGCTGCCGAGGAAATGCTCGACTGGCATGGAACCGGTGTCAGCGTGATGGAAATGAGCCATCGCAGTGCCGCCTTCCAGTCGATCTATACCCAGGCAGAGGCCGATTTTCGCGAACTCCTCGGGGTGCCGTCGAATTACCGCATTCTTTTCATGCAGGGCGGGGCGATCGCCGAGAACGCGATCATTCCCATGAACCTGCTGGGCGACAAGCGCGTCGCCGACTACGTGGTGACCGGTTCGTGGTCCGCCAAATCGCAGAAAGAGGCGCGCAAGTTCGCCGAGGTCAATATCGCTGCGTCGAGTGAAAGCACGGGCTTCACTACCATTCCAGCCACGGAGCAATGGCAGCTGTCGGCGGATCCTGCCTACGTGTTCATCTGCTCCAACGAGACCATCGTGGGGGTTGAATACGGCTTTGATCCGGATCTGGCAAAGATCGGTCGAGCGGGGCTCCCCCTGGTGGCGGACATGTCGTCGAACATCCTGTCCCGACCGATGGACGTGTCCCGCTACGGCCTTATCTTCGGCGGCGCGCAAAAGAATATCGGCCCGGCGGGGCTCACCTTCGTGATCGTCCGCGAGGACTTGCTGGGCAAGGCGCACCAGGACTGCCCCTCGGCATTCGACTACAAGCTCGTGGCCGAAAACGAATCCATGTACAACACCCCGCCCACTTACGCCATCTACATCGCAGGACTTGTGTTCCAGTGGCTGCGCGCGCAGGGCGGGCTCGAAGCAATGGCTGAGCGCAATGCGGCCAAGGCGGCCTTGCTCTATGACACCATCGACGCGAGTAGTTTTTACGAAAACAGGATTGATCGCGCGTGTCGCTCGCGCATGAACGTGCCATTCCTGCTCCGGGATGAATCGCTCAACAGCGTCTTTCTGGAAGAGAGTGCCGCGGCGGGCCTGGTACAGCTGAAAGGTCACAAGTCAGTGGGTGGCATGCGTGCTTCCATCTACAACGCCATGCCGATCACCGGGGTGCAGGCGCTCGTGGATTTCATGCTTGATTTTGAAAAGCGAAAGGGTTGA
- the pheA gene encoding prephenate dehydratase, translating to MSEEKELLKLRNEIDAIDDELLAKFSRRAQLAQRVGEIKHGNIYRPEREAQVLRRLAEANPGPLPDTAIQRVFRELMSACLALEQPLKVAYLGPAGTFSESASRKHFGSAPTLMPMLAIDDVFRSVEAGTVDYGVVPVENSTEGAVGRTLDLLLANPLKICGEVKLRINQHLMSKADGLGAARRVYSHAQSLAQCQEWLNRNLPALPRVPVASNAEAARLASEDPESVAIAGEAAAELYGLNILSANIEDDPNNTTRFLVICQHDAGPSGKDKTSIVCSTPNRAGAMHRLLQPLADFGVSMTKLQSRPARSGLWEYVYYIDFEGHQSDDSVASALKALEDNASFVKVLGSYPAAAM from the coding sequence ATGAGCGAAGAAAAGGAACTGCTCAAGCTGCGCAACGAGATCGATGCGATCGATGACGAGTTGCTGGCGAAGTTTTCGCGGCGCGCCCAGCTCGCACAGCGCGTGGGTGAAATCAAGCACGGCAACATCTACCGGCCGGAGCGCGAAGCCCAGGTGCTGCGTCGTCTGGCCGAAGCCAATCCGGGTCCGCTGCCCGATACGGCAATTCAGCGGGTTTTTCGTGAATTGATGTCTGCCTGTCTGGCGCTCGAGCAACCGCTCAAGGTGGCTTATCTCGGCCCGGCCGGAACGTTCTCGGAAAGTGCGTCTCGCAAGCACTTTGGCAGTGCGCCGACGCTGATGCCGATGCTGGCAATTGACGACGTCTTCCGCTCTGTCGAAGCCGGCACTGTCGACTACGGTGTCGTGCCGGTCGAGAACTCCACTGAAGGTGCTGTGGGGCGTACGCTGGATCTGTTGCTGGCCAACCCGCTGAAGATCTGTGGCGAGGTCAAGCTGCGGATCAATCAGCACCTCATGTCAAAGGCTGATGGTCTTGGTGCAGCACGGCGCGTCTATTCCCATGCGCAGAGCCTTGCCCAGTGTCAGGAGTGGCTCAACCGCAACCTGCCGGCCTTGCCTCGCGTCCCGGTGGCCAGCAACGCTGAAGCGGCACGACTGGCCTCCGAAGACCCCGAATCCGTGGCCATCGCGGGCGAGGCGGCAGCAGAGTTGTACGGCCTGAACATTCTTTCGGCCAACATTGAAGACGACCCCAACAACACGACGCGCTTTCTCGTGATTTGCCAGCACGATGCCGGGCCTTCGGGAAAGGACAAGACGTCGATCGTGTGTTCGACACCGAATCGCGCGGGCGCAATGCATCGACTGCTTCAGCCGCTGGCCGACTTCGGTGTGAGCATGACCAAACTTCAGTCGCGTCCGGCTCGTTCGGGGCTGTGGGAATACGTGTACTACATTGACTTTGAGGGGCACCAGAGCGACGACTCGGTGGCATCGGCGCTCAAGGCGCTGGAAGACAACGCCAGCTTCGTCAAGGTGCTGGGGTCGTATCCTGCCGCAGCCATGTAA
- the hisC gene encoding histidinol-phosphate transaminase — protein sequence MGIPEQVSASIRAISPYQPGKPIAELAREMGLRVGDIVKLASNENPLGMSPRAREAIAREVADLPRYPDGNGFELKAALVRKYGVAHNQIVLGNGSNDVLDLLARTFLAPGDEAVFSEHGFAVYPISTLAASGKPVQVPAVNFGHDLDAMAAAVTERTRIIFIANPNNPTGTFVPGERIAAFLAKVPRNVVVVLDEAYTEYLPDADRYDSVAWLAEHPNLIISRTFSKAYGLAGLRVGFGLGSPELIDLLNRVRQPFNVSTLGLAAAAAALEDEAFVARSADLNRRGMTQLTEAFERLNLTWIPSWGNFVTVRVGDAVSINQRLLAQGVIVRPIGGYGLPEWLRVSVGLPEENDRFINALRHALEEEAGQ from the coding sequence GTGGGCATCCCTGAGCAGGTTTCAGCGTCCATTCGCGCCATTTCGCCATATCAGCCCGGTAAACCGATTGCTGAGTTGGCCCGCGAGATGGGTTTGCGTGTGGGTGATATTGTCAAACTGGCGTCCAACGAGAATCCCCTGGGGATGAGCCCCCGGGCACGTGAGGCGATCGCCCGGGAAGTGGCGGACTTGCCGCGCTACCCGGACGGGAACGGTTTTGAACTGAAGGCCGCCCTGGTGCGCAAGTATGGCGTTGCCCACAACCAGATCGTGCTGGGCAACGGTTCCAACGATGTGCTCGACCTGCTAGCACGAACGTTTCTCGCGCCTGGCGACGAAGCCGTGTTTTCCGAACATGGTTTCGCGGTGTATCCCATCTCCACGCTGGCCGCCAGTGGCAAGCCGGTTCAGGTGCCGGCGGTCAACTTCGGACATGATCTGGACGCCATGGCTGCCGCGGTCACCGAGCGTACACGCATCATATTCATTGCCAATCCGAACAACCCGACGGGCACTTTCGTGCCGGGGGAGCGGATTGCTGCGTTTCTTGCGAAGGTGCCACGCAACGTGGTTGTGGTGCTTGACGAGGCTTATACCGAATACCTCCCCGATGCTGACCGCTACGACAGTGTTGCGTGGCTCGCCGAGCACCCCAACCTGATCATTTCGCGGACTTTTTCGAAAGCCTACGGGCTCGCCGGCTTGCGGGTCGGTTTTGGTCTCGGTAGTCCGGAACTGATCGATTTGCTCAACCGTGTGCGCCAACCCTTCAATGTCAGCACACTCGGCTTGGCCGCTGCTGCCGCCGCGCTGGAAGACGAGGCCTTTGTGGCACGTAGTGCCGATCTCAATCGTCGCGGCATGACTCAGCTGACCGAGGCGTTCGAACGCCTGAACCTGACCTGGATTCCGTCCTGGGGCAATTTCGTCACAGTCAGAGTCGGCGACGCCGTAAGCATCAATCAGCGACTGCTGGCTCAGGGCGTCATCGTGCGGCCGATCGGTGGCTACGGTTTGCCTGAATGGCTGCGGGTTTCGGTCGGCTTGCCTGAGGAGAATGATCGTTTCATCAATGCACTGCGCCATGCGCTCGAAGAAGAGGCGGGCCAGTGA
- a CDS encoding prephenate dehydrogenase, with translation MTSPVLINKLVICGVGLIGGSFALALKKAGAVGEVVGIGRTAASLERAQELGVIDRYSTDWAEALAGADMVLLAMPVGQVGAVTEAMAPHLEPQTIITDAGSTKRDMIEAFYANLGEHLSRVVPAHPIAGAEKSGADAAFADLYQGRNVVVTPLGESDPEAIEQVSSAWAACGAIIRRMTPQEHDRVFAAVSHLPHLLAYGLVHDLASRANSEELFSYAAGGFRDFTRIAGSHPEMWRDICLANRHALLAELDQYLGELAYLRALLLSNDGKALESLFGEAREARNRWAEKAFPS, from the coding sequence GTGACGTCGCCAGTGCTGATCAACAAACTCGTGATCTGTGGCGTAGGATTGATTGGCGGCTCTTTTGCGCTGGCGCTCAAGAAGGCCGGCGCGGTTGGCGAGGTGGTCGGTATCGGGCGGACTGCAGCTTCGCTTGAACGGGCGCAGGAACTCGGCGTTATCGATCGCTACAGCACAGACTGGGCAGAAGCGCTCGCGGGTGCGGACATGGTGCTGCTCGCCATGCCGGTTGGGCAGGTCGGGGCTGTGACCGAAGCGATGGCCCCGCATCTGGAGCCACAAACGATCATCACGGACGCAGGGAGTACCAAGCGCGACATGATCGAGGCCTTCTATGCGAACCTCGGGGAACATCTTTCTCGCGTGGTTCCGGCCCACCCGATCGCTGGTGCCGAAAAGAGCGGAGCCGATGCGGCGTTTGCCGATCTCTATCAAGGCCGGAATGTGGTCGTCACGCCCCTGGGCGAAAGTGATCCCGAGGCGATTGAGCAGGTCTCGTCCGCCTGGGCTGCGTGCGGAGCGATCATTCGGCGCATGACCCCGCAGGAGCACGACCGGGTCTTCGCCGCGGTGAGTCACTTGCCGCACTTGCTGGCCTACGGGCTCGTTCACGATCTGGCCAGTCGCGCCAATTCGGAAGAACTCTTCAGTTACGCTGCGGGTGGTTTTCGCGATTTCACGCGCATTGCGGGAAGTCATCCCGAAATGTGGCGCGATATCTGTCTGGCCAACCGACACGCCTTGCTCGCCGAACTGGACCAGTATCTGGGCGAACTGGCGTATCTGCGCGCTCTGCTGCTGAGTAACGACGGCAAGGCCCTCGAATCCCTGTTTGGCGAAGCGCGCGAGGCGCGCAACCGTTGGGCCGAAAAGGCCTTCCCATCCTGA
- a CDS encoding bifunctional 3-phosphoshikimate 1-carboxyvinyltransferase/cytidylate kinase: MEFLDLPPMMSAAGRVRLPGSKSISNRVLLLAALSEGETEVRDLLKSDDTDRMLDALRVLGVEWSHDQAQNVYRVAGVSGCFPNRQADLFLGNAGTAFRPLTAALALAGGDYRLSGVPRMHERPIGDLVDALRELGAIIDYEENKGYPPLRISPTPERLNAEVSVRGDVSSQFLTALLMSAPLVGHAVTICVIGELISKPYIEITLDLMRRFGVTVERDGWERFVVPAGSRYRSPGLVYVEGDASSASYFLAAGVLGGGPVRVEGVGRESIQGDVRFAEALEKLGGRITWGDNWIEASAPADGRLKAFDLDLNHIPDAAMTLAVMAMFCDGPCWLRNIASWRVKETDRLAAMATELRKVGAVVEELPDALRVEPPRQMQTAAIDTYDDHRMAMCFSLVTLGGPMMRINDPACVNKTFPTYFDVYREVTTPVPVVAIDGPSASGKGTVAARVADALGYHYLDSGSLYRLVALAALKAGLAETDEAVVDVARHLPVEFHEGCVRLSGEDVTDAIRSEACSAMASKVAAIPAVRDALLDRQRAFRQAPGVVAEGRDIGSVIFPDAATKVFLTASVEARAGRRYKQLMEKGLPANIDSLSQDLRERDERDASRSVAPLKKLPEASLLDTSDMGVDDAVQFVLDLVAQG; encoded by the coding sequence ATGGAATTTCTTGATCTGCCGCCCATGATGTCGGCGGCTGGCCGTGTCCGGCTGCCTGGCTCGAAGAGCATTTCCAATCGGGTCTTGTTGCTCGCCGCACTGAGCGAGGGTGAGACCGAGGTTCGTGATCTGCTCAAGTCAGACGACACCGACCGTATGCTCGACGCGCTGCGCGTGCTGGGCGTTGAATGGTCGCACGATCAGGCGCAGAACGTGTATCGCGTGGCGGGCGTGAGTGGCTGTTTTCCGAATCGTCAGGCGGACCTGTTCCTGGGGAACGCGGGGACCGCTTTCCGGCCTTTGACTGCGGCGCTGGCGCTGGCCGGTGGCGACTATCGCCTGTCGGGTGTGCCGCGTATGCACGAGCGCCCGATCGGCGACCTCGTGGATGCCCTTCGCGAGCTGGGTGCCATCATCGATTACGAGGAAAATAAGGGCTATCCGCCGTTGCGCATCTCGCCGACGCCAGAGCGCCTCAATGCCGAAGTGTCGGTGCGTGGCGATGTCTCCAGCCAGTTCCTGACCGCATTGCTCATGAGTGCGCCTTTGGTCGGCCATGCGGTGACCATTTGCGTCATTGGCGAATTGATCTCGAAGCCGTATATCGAGATCACCCTCGATCTGATGCGTCGATTCGGGGTCACGGTTGAGCGCGACGGCTGGGAGCGCTTTGTCGTGCCTGCCGGGAGTCGCTATCGGTCCCCCGGCTTGGTCTATGTCGAGGGCGATGCGTCGTCTGCTTCTTATTTCCTTGCGGCTGGTGTGCTCGGAGGCGGACCGGTCCGGGTTGAAGGGGTGGGGCGTGAGAGCATCCAGGGCGATGTCCGCTTTGCCGAGGCTCTGGAGAAACTCGGGGGGCGGATCACCTGGGGTGACAACTGGATCGAGGCATCCGCGCCAGCCGATGGTCGACTCAAAGCCTTCGATCTGGACCTGAATCACATCCCCGACGCCGCCATGACACTGGCGGTCATGGCCATGTTCTGCGATGGCCCCTGCTGGTTGCGCAACATCGCAAGCTGGCGAGTCAAGGAAACAGACCGTCTTGCAGCCATGGCAACAGAGTTGCGCAAGGTGGGCGCTGTTGTTGAAGAATTGCCTGATGCCTTGCGCGTCGAACCCCCCCGGCAGATGCAAACGGCGGCCATCGACACCTATGACGACCATCGCATGGCCATGTGCTTTTCCCTGGTTACGCTGGGTGGCCCGATGATGAGAATTAACGACCCAGCCTGTGTCAACAAGACGTTTCCCACCTATTTCGATGTCTACCGTGAGGTCACGACGCCAGTGCCGGTGGTTGCCATCGATGGCCCATCGGCCTCTGGAAAAGGAACGGTTGCTGCCCGGGTGGCCGACGCGCTCGGTTATCACTACCTTGATAGCGGCTCTCTGTACCGGCTGGTGGCGTTGGCGGCACTCAAGGCGGGTTTGGCCGAAACGGATGAAGCGGTTGTCGACGTTGCGCGGCACCTTCCGGTCGAGTTTCACGAAGGTTGCGTGCGCCTATCAGGCGAAGATGTCACCGACGCCATCCGGTCGGAGGCCTGTTCCGCCATGGCCTCGAAAGTCGCCGCCATTCCTGCGGTTCGCGACGCATTGCTCGATCGTCAACGGGCTTTCCGTCAGGCGCCGGGCGTGGTCGCTGAAGGGCGGGACATCGGGTCAGTCATCTTCCCGGATGCCGCAACCAAGGTTTTCCTGACCGCATCTGTCGAGGCACGTGCTGGGCGGCGCTATAAGCAGTTGATGGAAAAGGGTTTGCCTGCTAACATTGATAGTCTTTCACAGGATCTTCGCGAACGGGACGAGCGTGATGCCTCCCGAAGCGTTGCTCCTTTGAAGAAATTACCTGAAGCCAGCTTGCTTGACACGTCTGATATGGGTGTCGATGACGCCGTTCAGTTCGTGCTCGATCTGGTGGCTCAGGGTTGA
- the rpsA gene encoding 30S ribosomal protein S1, protein MSTATPEMSMESFAELFEESLAQQEMRTGEVITAEVVRVDQNFVVVNAGLKSESYVPIDEFRNDHGELEVNEGDYVQVAIDALEDGYGETRLSRDKAKRIAAWNDLELALNEGTLTKGVVSGRVKGGLTVMINGIRAFLPGSLVDMRPVKDTTPYEGKEFEFKVIKLDRKRNNVVVSRRAVLEETMGEERDKLLENLTEGMVVKGIVKNITDYGAFVDLGGIDGLLHITDLAWRRVRHPSEVVAVGDELEAKVLKFDRERCRVSLGLKQLGEDPWVGIARRYPNGTRLFGKVTNITDYGAFVEVEQGIEGLVHVSEMDWTNKNIHPTKVVQLGDEVEVMILDIDEERRRISLGMKQCMANPWEEFSMNFKKGDKVAGQIKSITDFGVFIGLDGGIDGLVHLSDLSWSEQGEEAVRNFKKGDEVQAVVLAIDVERERISLGIKQLDGDPFTNFIATHEKNSLVQGTVKTVDARGAVITLAEDVEGYLRVSEAAAHRVEDLSTMLKEGDEVETMIINVDRKSRSINLSIRAKDQAETSEAMQKLASEGSAVSGTTSLGALLKAKLDEQKQ, encoded by the coding sequence ATGTCCACTGCCACCCCCGAAATGTCCATGGAAAGTTTTGCCGAGCTGTTCGAGGAATCCCTCGCCCAGCAGGAAATGCGTACCGGCGAAGTGATCACTGCTGAAGTGGTCCGTGTCGATCAGAACTTCGTTGTCGTGAATGCCGGCCTCAAGTCCGAGAGCTACGTGCCTATCGACGAGTTCCGCAACGACCATGGCGAACTTGAAGTTAACGAAGGTGACTACGTCCAGGTCGCCATTGATGCCCTTGAAGATGGTTATGGCGAGACCCGCCTGTCCCGCGACAAGGCCAAGCGCATCGCCGCCTGGAACGATCTTGAGCTCGCCCTCAACGAAGGTACCCTGACCAAGGGTGTTGTCAGTGGTCGCGTGAAGGGTGGCCTGACCGTCATGATCAACGGCATCCGCGCCTTCCTGCCGGGTTCTCTGGTTGACATGCGTCCGGTCAAGGACACCACGCCGTACGAAGGCAAGGAATTCGAGTTCAAGGTCATCAAGCTGGACCGCAAGCGCAACAACGTGGTTGTGTCCCGCCGTGCCGTGCTTGAAGAGACCATGGGCGAAGAGCGCGACAAGCTCCTCGAGAACCTCACCGAAGGTATGGTCGTCAAGGGCATCGTCAAGAACATCACCGACTACGGCGCATTCGTGGATCTGGGTGGTATCGACGGTCTGCTGCACATCACCGATCTGGCATGGCGCCGTGTGCGTCACCCCTCCGAAGTCGTGGCCGTGGGCGACGAACTCGAAGCCAAGGTCCTCAAGTTCGACCGCGAGCGTTGCCGCGTGTCTCTGGGCCTGAAGCAGCTAGGCGAAGATCCGTGGGTGGGCATTGCTCGCCGCTACCCGAACGGCACCCGCCTGTTCGGCAAGGTCACCAACATCACCGACTACGGTGCATTCGTTGAAGTCGAGCAGGGCATCGAAGGCCTGGTTCACGTCTCCGAAATGGACTGGACCAACAAGAACATCCACCCGACCAAGGTTGTCCAGCTGGGCGACGAAGTCGAAGTGATGATTCTCGACATCGACGAAGAGCGTCGCCGTATCTCCCTGGGTATGAAGCAGTGCATGGCCAACCCGTGGGAAGAGTTCTCCATGAACTTCAAGAAGGGCGACAAGGTTGCCGGTCAGATCAAGTCCATCACCGACTTCGGTGTGTTCATTGGTCTGGATGGTGGCATCGACGGTCTGGTTCACCTCTCCGACCTGTCCTGGTCCGAGCAGGGTGAGGAAGCTGTTCGCAACTTCAAGAAGGGCGACGAAGTGCAAGCCGTGGTGCTGGCCATCGACGTCGAGCGCGAGCGTATCTCCCTGGGTATCAAGCAGCTCGATGGGGATCCCTTCACCAACTTCATCGCGACGCACGAGAAGAACAGCCTGGTGCAGGGTACGGTCAAGACCGTCGATGCACGCGGTGCCGTGATCACGCTGGCCGAAGACGTTGAAGGTTACCTGCGCGTGTCGGAAGCCGCTGCTCACCGCGTTGAAGACCTGAGCACCATGCTCAAGGAAGGCGACGAAGTCGAGACCATGATCATCAACGTGGATCGCAAGTCCCGTTCGATCAATCTCTCCATCCGCGCCAAGGATCAGGCTGAAACCTCCGAGGCCATGCAGAAGCTGGCGTCCGAAGGTTCGGCTGTCTCTGGCACGACGAGCCTGGGCGCATTGCTCAAGGCGAAGCTGGACGAGCAGAAGCAGTAA
- a CDS encoding integration host factor subunit beta: protein MTKSELIARLAGRFPQLVAKDADYAVKMILDAMTDSLSRGDRIEIRGFGSFALNYRPPRVGRNPKSGERVEVAEKYVPHFKAGKELRERVDLS from the coding sequence ATGACCAAATCGGAACTGATTGCGCGACTGGCGGGACGTTTTCCGCAACTCGTCGCAAAGGACGCCGATTACGCTGTGAAGATGATTCTCGATGCGATGACCGATTCGCTTTCGCGCGGTGATCGTATCGAGATTCGCGGGTTCGGCAGCTTTGCGCTGAACTATCGACCGCCCCGCGTGGGTCGCAACCCGAAATCCGGCGAACGTGTTGAAGTGGCAGAGAAGTATGTGCCTCACTTCAAGGCCGGTAAGGAGTTGCGCGAGCGCGTAGATCTGAGCTGA
- a CDS encoding LapA family protein, translating into MRILIWIVRLAIFLVLFGFAVKNDQIVTLKSYLGGEWQLPLVFVILIAFAAGAIVGVTATVSSLLRQRREIAKLRKQLRKAEQAADKAPESTELVPQRSEEGAPAV; encoded by the coding sequence ATGCGCATACTGATCTGGATTGTCCGTCTGGCGATTTTTCTGGTGCTGTTCGGCTTTGCCGTCAAGAACGACCAGATTGTCACCCTGAAGTCGTATCTCGGTGGCGAGTGGCAACTGCCACTGGTCTTCGTGATACTCATCGCTTTCGCCGCAGGCGCGATTGTCGGTGTTACGGCAACGGTCTCCTCGCTGCTGCGTCAGCGCCGGGAAATTGCCAAGCTTCGCAAACAGTTGCGAAAGGCAGAGCAAGCTGCCGACAAGGCACCGGAATCCACCGAACTCGTACCGCAACGGTCCGAAGAAGGCGCTCCCGCAGTCTGA
- the lapB gene encoding lipopolysaccharide assembly protein LapB produces the protein MEIELWWLLVIPLFFLLGWLAARIDIRHVVRESRSLPRSYLSGLNFLLNEQPDKAIDAFIEAVRIDPDTVELHFALGSLFRRRGETERAIRMHQHLVERVDLPHAQRTQALAELGQDYLKAGLLDRAEDVFLRLRGTELDDMALNQLLEIYQQEKEWAKAIEIAQALPDHESVWWRKEMANFHCEIAESAMTESRFGDAEHSVSAALAVNPKSVRASLLRGDLLLRDGQLEAAIDAWKRIETQDPAYLALVADRIMQAHQKTARAEQGLQMLRSFMERHPSLDLLDTVFETTLKMQGPQLAYDLVREELRRNPTLLGLDKLLEAGIMTAPDEYRTDIELVRQLVHGHTRRVARYRCGACGFKARQFYWRCPACGGWETTPPKRTEEYDLAP, from the coding sequence ATGGAAATCGAACTGTGGTGGCTGCTGGTCATTCCGCTGTTTTTTCTTCTCGGGTGGCTGGCGGCGCGGATTGACATCCGACATGTTGTTCGCGAGTCGCGCTCTTTGCCGCGCTCGTACCTCAGCGGTCTGAATTTTCTCCTGAACGAACAGCCTGATAAGGCAATCGACGCCTTTATCGAGGCGGTGCGCATCGACCCGGACACGGTCGAGTTGCACTTTGCTCTCGGTAGCCTGTTTCGGCGACGTGGCGAGACAGAGCGGGCCATCCGAATGCACCAGCATCTGGTTGAACGCGTGGATTTGCCACATGCGCAGCGCACTCAGGCGCTGGCCGAGCTAGGTCAGGATTATCTCAAGGCAGGTCTGTTGGACCGTGCAGAAGACGTGTTCCTGCGCCTGCGTGGTACCGAGCTCGATGACATGGCCCTCAATCAACTGCTGGAGATCTACCAGCAGGAAAAAGAGTGGGCAAAGGCCATTGAAATCGCCCAGGCCCTGCCCGATCACGAGAGTGTCTGGTGGCGCAAGGAGATGGCGAACTTCCATTGCGAAATTGCCGAAAGTGCGATGACCGAATCAAGGTTCGGGGACGCCGAGCATTCCGTGTCCGCTGCATTGGCGGTCAACCCGAAATCGGTGCGGGCCAGTTTGCTTCGCGGCGATTTGTTGCTTCGAGACGGTCAGCTGGAGGCCGCCATCGACGCCTGGAAACGAATCGAAACGCAGGACCCGGCTTATCTTGCACTGGTTGCGGATCGAATCATGCAGGCCCATCAGAAGACGGCACGCGCCGAACAGGGCTTGCAAATGCTGCGTTCCTTCATGGAGCGGCACCCCTCGCTCGATTTGCTCGACACGGTCTTTGAAACCACTCTGAAAATGCAAGGGCCGCAACTGGCGTACGATCTGGTTCGTGAGGAACTACGCCGCAATCCGACGCTGCTCGGGCTGGACAAGTTGCTGGAGGCGGGCATCATGACCGCGCCGGACGAGTACCGCACGGACATCGAACTGGTGCGCCAACTTGTGCACGGTCACACGCGGCGCGTGGCCCGCTATCGCTGTGGTGCCTGCGGCTTCAAGGCCCGTCAGTTCTATTGGCGATGTCCAGCGTGCGGTGGTTGGGAAACCACGCCGCCCAAACGAACGGAAGAATACGATTTGGCGCCCTGA